The DNA window TTCACTGAGCAGGAAATTCTTCTGTGTATTTTGATTCTGTAAGCATTTAAGAAAACTGTTAATAACTagattataaaacaaatgtattctGACTTGTTTTAAAGTCTTTAAAACAAAGTCTCTAAAGTATGTCACCAACCAAACAAATTGTAATGCACAATTTTTTTCTATGAGGGTTGTgcttcactaaaataaaaaatttaataaatacctgTTTACAAAAAGCTGCAATCCATttcttattggttaaaatgaaCGGAAACTATCTCCTGTTTTTCCATGGGTGCTCGAGCCctatgtttcaaataaaaaccTTCTTTTCTGTCACCTACATCACGAGTAaatttgagtaaagtttttggtgaactaatcttttaaatgtttttatacaaatatataatttatatatagaataattttgtgtgtgtaataggaatttacaaaaatattgtattttatgtgaCCCATATAGTCACTTTGGCATCATCTCTTGTGAATTTGTTCTGCATTTAAAGACACTGTCATGATTATGTGCCTCTCTGGTCAGGACTAAGATGTTAACGACAAAGACTGAGGTTTTCAGTCATCAATGAACTGAATTACTTTCTGTTTAATCTCATTCACTGCATTCATCCTTTAGGAACCTCAGTCTAGGTGCCAAAGTTGAAACTGCAATAGGAAAACACTACATTGACTTGGACGAAATTACCAGAAGTAAACTAACAAATCTTCTGAATGGAACCGAGCAAAAAGAAGTGTGAGTTTAAGcttcaaacatatatttttcttaaCTCTTTTACCACTAAAAAGCCATTGGCATGAATGATCATTTGTAATGGTGTTTTTTATTTAGGAACATCACAAACATTTTTCCAAGATACATCAGAGCACCGAGCGACTCCAATGCCAAGCCTATTGAGCAGCTTTACCTCGGTAATACACCAGCTCTCCATCATTTAGTGCATTGCTATGTGTTAGTACAGCCGTCATCATGCCTGTTTCTCTTCACTTTTCTGTGTGCTCCCCAAGGGAAACAATACATGAACATCACACTGTCCTTACATAAATCCAACCAAAATAGCACAGAAGGCCTCCAGGAGTGGTGGATCGTGAAACAGACGGAAAGAGGGCCTATATCTTTGAAGGATGGAAACGAATCTGGTCTGGAGCTGTACATCATCAGTGACCAAGTCAGTCCACCCAGTCTGGGCTTTCTGGCTGGTTATGGGTGAGTGACATGAAACATTATAGTCTGAACTTATTAGTCTGTCCTTCCTAAAGGGAATGAGAGTTCGCTATGGGCGGGGCTTCTCATTAGAGAAACAACACAACTGAAATGCTTCTACAACTAAAACGCACAGTAACTAACATTTAAAGAGATATATTGAGTGTTGTCtgtttaagaatattttttagCCAAGTTCAATTCAGTATAGTGATGCACCAAAATTGACATAGAAAACCTTTTTAtgatacactactggtcaaaagtttgggattactaatcattttatttctgaaagaaaggactgcatttattcagcaaggatgaattaaattggcaaaaaataaaaaaactgttcttttaaactgtctatacatcaaaaaatctaaaaaacgcACGGttttcagcacaactgttttcaactttaataataatcagaaatgtttcttgagctgtcattcagcatactagaatgattcctgaagcatcgtgtgacactgaaagcTGGAGTTATGATGCTCAAAGATGctgtaatattgctgttttactgcatttattatataataaatgtggcCTTGGTGAGAGTAACATTTGAGAGTAACAATAActttgtgtactgtatatttaaaataataaagtataagtATAAAGTTTTAAATCATCTCGAACAGGCATTATTTGACCGAATTTTCATCCCTTTAACATCTAACGatcctgacttttttttctcgcaAAGAAAAAAGGTCAGATGTGtgtcatataaatgtaaaattgctAGATAAGGCCATTTTGGGAGAAAACGTTgagaatttcaattttttttattccatggtgcAAACTGGCTTCCATTGATATTTGGGTTgctctttattttacagtacgtgtacttacatgtacttatagtgtacttacagtgtatttatctaagaaagttctggtaatacaagataactacatggggtagggttaggtttaggagtaggttcagggttagtacatagttattacatagttattactataagtacatagtatgtacatgaggaacaggactgtaaaataaagtgctaccgatattTGATATGATATGCATCCCATATGAACCAAGTGAACATGTTTTTATCAGTCTGTAAGGAACTTAATTCAAAAGTAATTCATTGATAAGTTGAACATGTGAGCCTGTGTGTGCACAGGATCATGGGTCTGTACATGTCAGTGGTTCTGGTTATCGGGAAGTTCGTGCGCGAGTTCTTCAGCGGGATCTCTCACACCATCATGTTCGAAGAGTTGCCCAATGTGGACCGGATCCTCAAGCTCTGCACCGACATCTTCCTGGTCCGAGAGACGGGGGAACTGGACCTGGAGGAAGACCTGTACGCCAAACTCATCTTCCTCTACCGCTCTCCAGAAACCATGATCAAGTGGACCAGAGagaagagtgagtgagtgaggatgaggacGCTGACCTTCGGAGGAACTCCATGAGAAGCGTAAAGCGGGAATTGTGCCTCCTTCCCAAAGAGCACAGTTGAATTGAACCAGAGAAGCTTTGCTCTTCATGTTAACTGATGAAACGTTAGCACTCGTGTAGTTTTCATCCAGTGGACGTGCACTTGCTAGTGTTTTTTAAGGGCTTGATAAGTGAACTTTAGGGCTTCCAGGCATGCGCCACTTTGATACGACTCTCGTCTTTGGGAGTGCATGCGACGTTATGGACGTAGACGAGAAATACTCAACCTACTACAGACTTTGGGCTTGATTTTTAACTTCTCTCTGAAGATGAGAAACTGAAGCCCTGTAGGTGGCGCTGTGAATTTCGTGACAATCTCTATTTGCCTTATTTCATTAGTACAATCAACTAGACGCATCATTATCCACCACCTTTCTCAGGAATACATTCGGATCATTTCATCACGACGGGATCTCAAGCTTTTTTCTCATGTACAACAAAGTGTGAAGTGGAGCGTACGCAACAGTAATAACTTCACTCCTTGGGGACTTTAAGGAGATCATCTGTCATTTATGAACACAGATTAGGAAAGTGTGAAGGACGTTTAGTGTTTTTATAAGGCTTGGAGTATTATGGCTTTTCAAAGTGAATGGGAGATTGTTTTCACATTACAATTAATGATTGATCAGTTTCAGCAGATCTTGTTATTTAAGAGCCTCATTTCATGAAATAGAAAgaatttgaatgtgttttctgtgtacaTTTCCTCATACGTCCAAATGGTTTTATGAATGGTTTACATAGAAATTAGTTCAGAAGGAATTTCGAATGTGTCTGTGTACTGTACATTTGTTTGTAAATTCAAATgattttatgaatgatttacaTCGAATTACTAATTTTTGAATGTGTTTCTATGTataaatccaaattattttaagaatCATTTATTCAGagcacattttgaatgtttttgtttatatttttgacGTGCACAGTTATTGTTCAGAACAATTTTTGAATGAATTTCTTCGTAAATCCAAATTATTTCATTGATGATTTACACACATTTGTTCAGGACAAATTAAGaatgcatttcttcttcataaatccaaataattttatttatgattGGCGTAAATTTGTTCAGAATGAATTTTAGATGcatttgtgcatgcattttttaatatatccaaatGATTTAATGATTGATTTACACAGCCATGTGTTTAGAACCGATTTTAAATGTGTTCTTATGTATGTTTCttcataaataattcataaaataatttggatttaaaTAGAAATTCattctaaatacatttttggtgttcctgtgaaaattatttgtcataattctaaattattttattaattattcacaCAAAAATTGTTTTTGAATGCATTTCGATGTACATTTCTTCATAAGTCcaaataattttaagaaatatttacattGAAAATCATTCAgagtgatttttttatgtttatttaatcgTAAATCCAAGttattttatgaatgaatcaCACAGAAATTAGTTTAGAATGAATTTGAATGCATTTCTTCATAAATCCAATTAATTTTCTGAATGATCTACAGAGAAATGTATTCAGAAATACACAGAATTCATGGAATTTCAATTGCTTGCTAAACCATTTTCACAGTGCAACAATAACGTACTGTAAAATGGTTTCTGATCATTGTGCCTCATTCATGCAACACAAACAGAATGAACATTTTCGTGTTTCAGAAATCAATATTTCGTGGAAACATTTgacttgtggtgaaaatgaataaTGGATATTAGTTATAAACAGGTAGTCTACATCCTTGAAGGCATGAGAGTTATTAAATATGCATCGCCAGGACTGTTGTACTCGTCAGAAAGTTGTTTGTACATGAGGAAGAATCTGACTCACATTTGTACTACGTACTTGTATTTATTTGAGCAATACGACAGGCGGGTGGACCATAAAGGACATGAAATCCATTTTTATCCAACACCTTTGGCATCCATTCTCAGGAAGGAGCTTTCTATGATCATGGACTCTCAGATGAACCGCTGGAGTCTCTGCTAGGCTGTAGATTTACAATGGGATCATGTGCATCATATTTGACTATCAATGTGAGCTCCACGCCGACGGATCGTGTTGTGCTGATGCTTGAGGAGAACATTGAATATTGTTTTTGAGTCCATCTCTGAACTATGCATTAAAGACAATGTAGcatgaatgaaaaataatgtttgacATGAAACGCTTTCATTAGTTTGTGTGTGCAGTACTTTTTCAGCAACATCAAAACAGGGGGAAAAGAAAAGCTGTAGCCGGATTAAAACGGGAAATGGTTTATTGACTTCAAATAAAGCACACAATTAAAGGACAACATgccacttttttctttcttttttgttcctgtatttctctttttttttgtaagtacaTGGTTTACACTAAAGTTTAaaaatctgtctttttttgtGATTGAAATGAATACTGAAAAACATTTGTTCTCCGCATAGTTAAtaagaaaacacatttaacagCAGACAATCAATGACTGTATAGATGATTATTTTATTAGCTCATTTTTGCATCTTTATGTCTGTCAGGTTTGTATATTTGGAAAAGCAACATGCAACTCACTCCACATCCACATTTACATTTCAACTACACGTACAATAAATTactgtacataataataataatatagtattttaatttttttaaaactgattCAACATCACTTTGACATCACAGACATTGttcacaaataaaagtaaataaaacctGTATACAATACACAGTTCCTTATCAAATTATAAGAAAACATTTACAAACTGAATGTATCTAACAATATGATCATACACACACATCAAAAAAGCCCAGTACTGATAATTTACAGGCTCAACCAATAGTGTGAGATTTGGGGCGGGACTTTATAGCTGACCAATGGAAGACGAATGCTTGTAACTTGACTGAAAACACTGCAATCAATAGAGTGCTGAAAGGATGAAAGATTTTTGTAGTTGAAAACCTGAAAATGAGCGTCAAAATCATCTTGACGTcaatgttccttttttttttgacaaaaaagttCTGTGGTTCAACAAAAGATCTTTTCACATTTTTCTTCTACATCATTTACCAGTGTTGGaggagtaatgcattacaagtaatgtgagttatgtaatcagattagtTTTTCAattaactagtaaagtaacgcattattttacatttacaggaTAATATCTGACCTAACTTATTAAAGTTCAAAGACACAGCCTGAAGCTTATTCAATCCACTTTTGTTGTGAGAGTGGCCTTTACAGttaccaaaaatataacttttgggggttatttttattaaaaacaaataagcaatCCCAGCTcaggtgacaaaaagtaacacaaaagtcatgttatgcattactttccataaaaagtgaATAAGTAATGCAATAAGTTAATTTTATGGAGttacattattgcattattatatattacatatattacataatccattattatattatgtaatatatatatataattttatttatttatttattttggtcgaAAACAAGTCTAAAGGGGACTACAGAGGTTGTAATGCTGAACTAGTGTTATTCCAATATCATTGAAATACTTTTAAGGTTTTTTGTCATTATTAGTTTTGTTATTTCCTGCTTTCACTGTAATAttaaagttttagcaattttttgtgtttagtttttcaattttaattgtaatttgacTACAAAAGTTAAACTTAATAAcaatttagtaattattttacattatattttatttcagttaacatttattttttattcaagggatgatttaaaacaaatgattttagttaactataataacagaCAGATAAACTCATCTACTCATAATTAGCTTGTCACTGccatattgtgtttaaaatcacACTTTTGAAGTATTCAATCTCAAACTTTCagagaaaatgaaaactgaaagtgTTAAAGAGAGTTATGAGTTAGTCCCTACGTTAAGCTTTTTACTTCTGGCAATGTTATGCatgcttcaaaattcataataattGTTAAGATCATCGTGATGAACATAACATGTAAGAATCACCACCTTCGGTTGCTCACAgatcttattttttacagttattcAAAAGCCGATGGAAAAACcctgttgtgcttttgtaaaataaagcagtGTGATGCTGACTACAAAACACGTCATCACTTCAGGGCTCTATTGCATTTGGTGCATCTTGTGGCAATGAAATGAACCTCTTCaacattaaatatgttaaactgATGTCCACACCCCGTGTGTGTAGGGTTTTCTGTGTGCCTGATGAGTAAACACACAGAAATCTGGACACTCCCAAGCGGGACAAACAGGAACAGAATGACTCCACTGCACAAAGGGAGGAAACACTTATAtgctcgtacacacacacacacacacagacgcatggAGGAGTCAGGCCGTTCTCTCCATTAACACAAACCTCCCTCATAATCGTCATCTTCCTCGGCCGATGGCGGGCCAGCGCTGCCCCCTTGAGGAGCAACAggagatttcttcttcttctttccggCCCCTCCACCGGGAACCCTTAGAGAGATCGCCAGCTTGgcatactgcacacacacacagcagaaaacAGCTAGTGATGATGTCACTGCATGATTACTGTAGTTTTGAGAATATAGTAAATGCCTAGTACATATGCTACGTTTCCACCAAGGTTATCTTTAAtgaaatctaaaacaaaaacaaataaacaaacaaacaaacaatcttaCTTAAATAAGCAAtgtataaaataagatatttaaaaacaattaaaacaacttaaacatattttatttttctgaaatttgtgtacttaattttatttttttcacatttttgtattttttttttttactaaattaacaaaaattaaattaaagctaaaaatgacttaaaactacacaacaaaaaaattacatttttcattacaatgaaaatagatatgtttatataatttattcaaagtATTACAAAAAGTAACTACAAGAAGTAAACAAAGTATGAATATATTttagtgataataaaataacaagaaactaaatatttttgtaaagatgtgcatttttttttgtctatttcaaTGATAAGTGGTGTTGAAAAAATTCTATACTAACATGTACACAATTATTCAAAGGTACAcaattttgcttttaatttatatatttattttactttaatgtatatgtattttttaatttactgaTATTGAGCTAAATGACTCCTTTAGTGAGTGTAATGCTGTTTGGTTTGATTGTTCACAGTATTGCGTGCGAGGACTGACTGACACTCACGTCGTTGTCCATGTACTTCAGTAAAGGTGAGTTGCAGACGCGTGACACCTCGTCCTCGTCCTGCTCGTCATACGCTTTCAGAAGCGTCTCCATGTAAACACAGTCCTCGCTCCCACTGAACCCTGGGAGACTGAAGAGCCCAGTATTTGACACTGATCAGAGATCACTCTGGTGCTCTGAAGGATGACGGTGTTACTCGTTCCTACCTGTAACTTTCTCTGACACACTTGTCTGCCGCCACAAAGTCTCCTCTGTGGAGATGAACCAGCACTTGAGCGATGGTTTTCTGCAATATCAAACATCTGTTCAAACTAATGCAACATTAGAATGCAaagttctgtgtttattttacaaaaaagctCTTGCACCTTAAAGCAGGTGGGGTAGTTCTCAATGTCCTTGTACATGTTCTTCTCTTTCTGAAGGGACACTGCGGCCTCGTCCAGCCTGAGCACAAGAAACACAACAGCAACAGCTCAAACACTGGTTCAGCAAGCACTGAGCATATAGAAAGCACATTACTATCATCATATTACTAATTAGTACTATGAtagaatttattcatatttttttttattttttttattttgtattttcagtttcTTTCATTTGAATTTATGTTAAAGCTTTAGTAATACATTTTATGCGCCCCTCCCATTTCTattacaattttgtttttatttcagatttattttgtcaatttaatttaaatcaaacaaaaacatttgacatgtggcaacgaaatgaaataaactaAGCAACTgagattttaattttacattttccagttttataaaaattgtaataatgaaagaagttttagtaattctgttaggtcttatttctttttttttttctttatattcatttttatttcaatttaagtaCTTCAACTAACATACTTGCATtggcaactaaaataaaattaataactaactaacttttttacattttatttattttatgttaaggtttattttatgaattatttttttctttctaaaagttTTATGTTATAACATCATAGCTTCAGATGACTTGTAATTTAGTGCAGAATTCATATagctttaattcattttattataaagatTTATATTGTGAAGCAGTGTCTTTTTTGTACTATATTACTAtgaagtatttattcatatttttaaattaataatcttaaaaagtttttatttctttattttccattttcatctttttgttttagtaattatattgtgttttgtcatttgtatacgttttaaaatatgcttttttatttgaagtcaatttgaagttttttttgttatcaattattgtaataaattatttttgatatttctatttttagttaACAACACCGTTGTGAAGTCATCAGGGGAGCTAGTGaagtaatatattataatatatgcaaCCATGTGATTTATTGAACAATCAGGATCATGCATCACAttgattttgatttattgtttttacagtaAAAGTGTCATTATACATGACATGGACTGTTAATGCTTAAAGGGCatctattatgtttttttttttttcattgtacttTTCCTTTAGAGTGTAATATAGCTTTTTGTGCTGTACACAATATgcaaaattacaagaataaagtcaaaatcaaaAGAGTTGATCTCTCCGACAGAAAATCTTGGCTTTTTGGAAGGCGGGGCTTTAAAGAGACTGTAGCATTTTAGGCAGAGGGTGAAATGAGCTGCTGTAgcaatatacagtatgaaaaaaacatgttttatcacATGTTAAATCATCATTGAATAATTCATCACAATATCCCATATTTATAATATCCCAGTTTAATGCTTAAAGACGCACCTGCGCAGTCTCGCCAGAAGTCTGGAGGCTTTTCCCAGAAGCTCTGCAGCCTCTCTGAGCCGATCTTCATTCTGAACACAACACAAACCAGTTCACACGGGTTATGTGTGGACAAATGGATGATTTATTAACCATGTTTGCATTTCCTCACCTCAAACACAGATGCGGCCTTCTGATACAAGTCCACAGCTTTCTCCAGATCAATCGACTCGATGAGTCTGAAGAAGTGCACGGCACTAGTTAACACCGCTAATGCTAACACAACCTTTGCATGCATATTATAGTTCGTTTAAGCATAAGAAACTACACAGACAACCTCTCAAAAAGAGTTTGGATCTGTTTACTCACTTCCCAGCTCGGTCCAAGGCTATTCCAGCGGTGCCAGACGTCCCGTTCTCCACATACATGATGCTGGCCTTCTCGATCAGCTGAACGGCTTCGGGCATTTTCTTCATGTCCTGCAGGTGAAGAAGAGTCAGTCGCACACGTCTCAAACCTACAGGCCATCCATTACAATCACTGCACGGTCAACTCACCTTCAGCATCATACCAGCCTGTTCATACGCTCTGAGAAGAAGAACAGCGTCTTTCATCGTGGGTTACATTGTACAGATGTAGAAGTAAAATACATATAGCTCAGTTAATGACAGCAATATGTTTCAACTATTAAAGGAAACTGGTAAACTATAGATTAGTTTAGTAAGTTAATAGAGTTAATGAGTAGCCTTGAAACATTAATGGTCACTTACTTCGCTGCATGGAAGAGTCTGTGAGTTTTAGTTAAGTAAATATGAGTACTGTATCAAATGAGAGACTAAACCAAAATCTAAATCAAATACtatactgttcagaagtttggagtcGGCaggattttttcatgtttttgaaggaagtctctttTTCTCAcgaaggctgcattaatttgttcAGAAATGGACAGGAATATTgtagaatattattacaatttaaaataacagtttctaGTGTAATATatggtaaaatgtaatgtattccagtgatgtacagctgtattttcagcatcattactgcagtcttcgctgttcaaaaacaacatttctgaatattatcaatgttgaaaacaagttttgctgcttcatatttttttgcaaaaggtGGTTTTGTTATTTCCTCAGGATTCTtctatgaatataaagttcaaaagaagagaatttatttaaaaaataaatatataattgtctTTCCtgctacttttgatcaatttaatggacccttgctgaataaaagtaataatttatttccAATAATCAATCGAtcaatcttattgaccccaaacttttgacagtattgtgaatatacagtatatggcacATTCTCCCTATACATTTTACCTAATATTTACAAGAACTGACATTAAGGTGAATAAATCAGCATAAAAATTAAATCAGATACTGTAGATCTCTGTGGCGTATGGCTCTTTGCACATTACAGTAAttagttttgtttgttaaattaacTTTGTAATTATGATTTCTGGGAGGAGAAGGATACGCTTTGTTTTCTGTGTGGTACTCGGCCTCCTTCAGGTACGCATCCTTCGCTTCTTCAAACTGTTTGGCGTTTTTGAAAGCCACAGCTGATATAACATCATCATACAGTTTGTTATGGTCCTATTTCACTACATAATGACCTTCATCAATAACATCAGAGCAAGACGTCAGTTCACTGAAGGTCTACATCACCTGCTTTTGCCATCTCTGAAGCGGCTTCATCATAATCAGGTTTCCACTTGGTCATGCTGGTCTTCGAGCTgcataaagtaaaacaaatattgtATGGTGTTCACTATTATCACAACCCTTGCGAAAAGAAAGTGTGCTTAAATGTATTGATAATaatttgaactgtagtgtgttattcaatattaTGTTGAAAGTGTTACTAAACTGCATCTTTATAATTATAGATGTGgaattaaaacatattatatttaaatacacaacatCAAAATGTCAATAGAAATTACATCAAGATATaatttagtttaccataaatgcttctCAGTAGatacattttcataatattttaaagaatatagaattaattatcaaattgcatatacataaaacaattttttttaaaatattatatactcttccacaatatattacaaaaaaatatattaataatacacaaTTGCACATAACATAAGAACTAGGTGTTTGAAAACAACATGCAAAGCCACACAGGTGTAACTGAAAGTCAGACTCAAAATTTTCTGTTTAATGCGATGTGTAGcctgtgacaacttgccccggtcTCTACTGCCTGATGGGCACATGGACATGCACTGGATTTCAGGAAAGGCCCACATCATCAATAGAAGCCTCAAAAATGAAGACAACATCAGGACCACCGCAGCTGTCGCCAAGGTAACCTCAATCACTATACGCGCGATTACGCAATCATTCTCGCTTGTAACATTATCATGAACGCGCATCAGGATCCTTAACCACTTGGACATGACTGCACCGATAAATGAGTTAGGCTAAAGACAACTGCAGCAGAATTAGTGACAGTGACAGCATAAGtcggtgtttgtgtgtgaatgcatgagCTCTGTTCTGTAGGAGAATATGTTTCATATCTCACCATTTCTCGGCTTTGGCGATGTGCTCGTGCGCCTCGTTGATCTTCTGCGCGGCCATGGCTCTCGGTCTCGCGGATGAaggggatgaggatgaggatgaggatgaggatgaggatggacTGTTACAGATTATCCAGATTTTCTTCAACAGCTCATTCACGTCACGGTGTTTTTCTACGGGAACCCGAGTGGGATGCTGCAAAACAcctttcagcatttttttttattatactcatacatttattttagtatgagtaataaaatgtatgtattattaaaatattattaataatgtatttatttacggatttaaaatgtgttatttgtatttagttttaattattatagAATATAGATGGCATTTTCAATGTGTTTCGAGATATTTACCttgtgttatattatattatattatattatattatattatattatattatattatattatattatattatattatgcgtGTATTAAGTAGgccatttgtatgtatttatttatttacatatataattttgttatttttgtggtTATATCAAATATGGATcgaatattttaaatgtgtttatagaTATTTTCCTATAATTTACTGATTGGATTTATTTGCGATTTtagaatataatattttagatgtttttataaacattttccatatctttattattcaaatgtttatgtgtaagagaaatttatttatttagttattaacgGATAGAGTgtatagagagagcgagagagagagagagagagagagagagagagagtatatgtatatatatatatatatatatatatatatatatatatatatatatatatatatatatatatatatatatatatatatatatatatataaacttgtaggctatatatattttCCTATCTTACATGTGCagaatataaattgtattaataaagtcatttttttctgtcaaaaaagG is part of the Carassius auratus strain Wakin chromosome 27, ASM336829v1, whole genome shotgun sequence genome and encodes:
- the LOC113046358 gene encoding gamma-soluble NSF attachment protein-like produces the protein MAAQKINEAHEHIAKAEKCSKTSMTKWKPDYDEAASEMAKAAVAFKNAKQFEEAKDAYLKEAEYHTENKALFHAAKAYEQAGMMLKDMKKMPEAVQLIEKASIMYVENGTSGTAGIALDRAGKLIESIDLEKAVDLYQKAASVFENEDRLREAAELLGKASRLLARLRRLDEAAVSLQKEKNMYKDIENYPTCFKKTIAQVLVHLHRGDFVAADKCVRESYSLPGFSGSEDCVYMETLLKAYDEQDEDEVSRVCNSPLLKYMDNDYAKLAISLRVPGGGAGKKKKKSPVAPQGGSAGPPSAEEDDDYEGGLC